From Trueperella pecoris, a single genomic window includes:
- a CDS encoding sensor histidine kinase encodes MIAVIVGAVLATGAIGYLAVGNRRLAGDLAAATAQVKRYESQPAVVAHEIRTPLSLIEAAAELLIGRSPGPLNPTQEGFVNTIFDNAQQAIGIAENSLVQRRFKDGNLRLRSDLVDIRDVVAHAAQSLRRTTDVPILVDVRGGILPLYADEQLIRQLVWNLVNNAIRHAEGEDGVHVRVTQAEHGGALLEVTDHGNGMDSVDLENFFTAFATGSSRRPGSGIGMLVSQEIVDAHGGRMMVDSRPDIGTTIVVVLPQGHPERGEQ; translated from the coding sequence ATGATCGCGGTGATCGTTGGTGCGGTACTGGCCACGGGCGCCATCGGCTATCTTGCGGTGGGCAACCGTCGGCTCGCCGGAGACCTAGCCGCGGCCACCGCGCAGGTCAAACGCTACGAGAGCCAGCCGGCCGTCGTCGCTCATGAGATCCGAACCCCGCTGTCGCTTATCGAGGCCGCCGCCGAGCTCCTCATCGGACGTAGTCCTGGCCCGCTGAATCCGACCCAAGAAGGCTTCGTCAACACCATTTTTGACAACGCCCAGCAGGCGATTGGCATTGCGGAGAACTCTCTTGTTCAGCGTCGCTTCAAGGATGGAAACCTCCGGTTGAGATCGGACTTGGTGGATATCCGTGACGTCGTCGCGCACGCGGCGCAGTCGTTACGGCGAACGACGGACGTGCCAATTCTTGTTGACGTGCGTGGAGGGATACTGCCACTGTATGCCGATGAGCAGCTCATTCGGCAGCTCGTGTGGAATCTGGTCAACAACGCGATCCGCCACGCGGAGGGCGAAGACGGGGTACATGTGCGGGTCACGCAGGCAGAGCACGGAGGAGCGTTGCTCGAGGTGACGGACCACGGCAACGGCATGGACAGCGTGGACCTAGAGAATTTCTTCACCGCCTTCGCCACAGGGTCCAGCAGACGCCCGGGCTCAGGCATCGGGATGCTCGTCTCGCAGGAGATCGTGGATGCGCACGGCGGTAGGATGATGGTCGATTCAAGGCCGGACATCGGGACGACAATCGTTGTCGTGTTGCCACAGGGACATCCAGAAAGGGGAGAGCAATGA
- the rbfA gene encoding 30S ribosome-binding factor RbfA has translation MANTRVDRVADQIHQIVARLIDSKLKDPRLGMVTVTDVRVTGDLQHASVFYTVMGSDEVRRQSAHALESAKGMIRSSVGKQLGLRLTPTIEFVLDSLPESSRTMEDLLAAARKRDEDIRKRAAGAVPVGDANPYRSATEVADAEQAGSAAEVE, from the coding sequence ATGGCCAATACACGTGTTGACCGAGTAGCCGACCAGATCCACCAGATCGTTGCGCGTCTGATCGATTCGAAGTTGAAGGACCCGCGCCTGGGCATGGTCACGGTCACGGATGTGCGCGTGACCGGCGATCTTCAGCATGCCAGCGTTTTTTACACGGTGATGGGTTCGGACGAGGTGCGCCGCCAGTCGGCCCACGCTCTTGAGTCCGCCAAGGGCATGATTCGTTCCTCGGTGGGCAAGCAGCTCGGGCTGCGTTTGACTCCGACGATCGAATTCGTGCTTGATTCGCTGCCGGAGTCTTCGCGAACCATGGAGGATCTGCTGGCTGCTGCGCGCAAGCGTGACGAGGACATCCGTAAGCGCGCCGCGGGCGCTGTTCCGGTGGGTGACGCGAATCCCTACCGTAGCGCCACCGAGGTAGCCGACGCCGAGCAGGCGGGCTCAGCCGCCGAGGTCGAGTAG
- a CDS encoding MFS transporter — MAHASGGMGVLSAPPAAPRLEEGRIQSTYKRLRFQVFMGIFIGYAAFYLIRNNVSLVSGLLKEYELMNTVGIGIVANAVLFSYGLSKFFMAMLSDRANARYFMPIGLAISAIINIIISFVPSIVGSVGIFATVMFINGWAQGMGWPPSGRVLVHWFSTTERGWMTSIWNTAHNVGGAGLGFLAVWALDNFAASKSDWTPAFSVPGYVALLIAVIIFFMIRDRPEAVGLPPIEEYRNDPAKVESVGSGMSWKTMLFKHVLTNRVIVLLAIANVFVYTLRYGVLSWIPVYLTDVIHGANIKTGIIGFAIYELAGIVGTLLCGWLSDKVFKGWRSGAGMLFLAGVGIALIAYWQLPVTAPIWVFYVLIAVIGGLIYGPVMLIGLQAIDLSPREVAGTAAGFTGLFGYLLGASLASTGVGILIHSFGWNFTYATLTVVVALAFILMMIVGRDEKKMMEAREELLRMNATSAE, encoded by the coding sequence ATGGCACACGCATCTGGCGGAATGGGCGTCCTCTCGGCGCCACCTGCCGCCCCTCGACTTGAAGAAGGTCGTATCCAATCCACCTACAAGCGCCTGCGTTTTCAGGTGTTCATGGGAATCTTCATCGGATACGCGGCCTTCTACCTGATCCGAAACAACGTCTCGCTCGTTTCCGGCCTCCTCAAGGAATACGAGCTCATGAACACCGTGGGCATCGGCATCGTTGCCAACGCGGTGCTCTTTTCTTACGGCCTGTCGAAATTCTTCATGGCCATGCTCTCCGATCGAGCAAACGCCCGCTACTTCATGCCGATCGGCTTGGCTATCTCGGCAATCATTAACATTATTATTTCCTTCGTCCCCTCAATCGTGGGATCCGTAGGAATTTTTGCGACCGTCATGTTCATCAACGGCTGGGCGCAGGGCATGGGCTGGCCCCCGTCGGGCCGCGTGCTCGTGCACTGGTTCTCAACAACCGAGCGTGGCTGGATGACCTCGATTTGGAACACGGCTCATAACGTTGGCGGGGCCGGACTGGGCTTCCTCGCCGTATGGGCACTGGATAATTTCGCCGCCTCGAAGTCCGACTGGACGCCGGCCTTCAGCGTGCCGGGCTACGTCGCCCTCCTGATCGCAGTCATCATCTTCTTCATGATTCGCGATCGGCCCGAGGCCGTGGGCCTGCCGCCGATCGAGGAGTACCGTAACGATCCGGCGAAGGTTGAGAGCGTTGGCTCGGGCATGTCGTGGAAGACGATGCTGTTCAAGCACGTGTTGACCAACCGCGTCATCGTTCTGCTCGCGATTGCCAACGTCTTCGTCTACACCTTGCGCTACGGCGTTTTGAGCTGGATCCCTGTCTACCTGACCGACGTGATCCACGGCGCCAACATCAAGACCGGAATCATCGGTTTTGCGATCTACGAGCTCGCGGGCATCGTGGGAACCCTCCTGTGTGGCTGGCTCTCTGACAAGGTCTTCAAGGGCTGGAGATCGGGCGCGGGCATGCTCTTCCTCGCAGGAGTGGGTATCGCCCTCATCGCCTACTGGCAGCTTCCGGTGACCGCGCCGATCTGGGTCTTCTACGTTCTCATCGCCGTCATTGGTGGTTTGATCTACGGCCCGGTCATGCTCATTGGCCTGCAGGCCATCGACCTGTCCCCGCGTGAGGTGGCGGGCACGGCAGCAGGCTTTACCGGACTGTTCGGCTACCTCCTGGGCGCGTCGCTGGCCTCAACCGGCGTCGGCATCCTCATCCACTCCTTCGGCTGGAACTTCACGTACGCGACGCTCACGGTCGTCGTCGCACTTGCCTTCATCCTCATGATGATTGTGGGACGCGATGAGAAGAAGATGATGGAAGCCCGTGAAGAGTTGCTTCGCATGAATGCGACGAGCGCCGAATAG
- a CDS encoding response regulator transcription factor — MKPRALVVDDEPQMLAIVAFSLETKGFTCVSAASVAEAWRHMSTYEFHLAVVDIMLPHGSGLELTRRIRAQSDLPIILLTARSDVEDRIEGLEAGADDYLTKPFSPQELALRAQALLRRSFPAEDERDRLGGLAVNMDFLEATWHGRKLNVSGTEVRLLAALMRHGGDVATHRQLLNEAWGVSEAAGGREMVKTAIYRVRKTLEKSGVGVVIRSHRGEGYSIALQKAEEK, encoded by the coding sequence ATGAAGCCACGCGCCCTCGTCGTGGATGACGAGCCACAAATGCTGGCCATCGTCGCCTTTTCCCTCGAAACGAAAGGCTTTACCTGCGTCAGCGCTGCGAGCGTCGCCGAGGCCTGGCGCCACATGTCCACCTACGAGTTTCACCTCGCTGTCGTGGACATTATGCTGCCCCATGGATCGGGACTTGAACTTACCCGCCGGATCCGTGCTCAGAGTGACCTGCCGATTATCCTGCTGACTGCCCGCTCGGACGTCGAGGACCGCATCGAGGGCCTCGAAGCTGGCGCCGACGATTACCTCACGAAGCCGTTTTCGCCCCAGGAGCTGGCGTTGCGCGCCCAAGCGCTCCTTCGCCGTAGCTTCCCCGCCGAAGATGAACGCGACCGCTTGGGTGGCCTCGCCGTGAATATGGACTTCCTCGAGGCGACCTGGCACGGGCGCAAACTGAATGTTTCAGGCACCGAGGTCCGCCTGCTGGCAGCGCTCATGCGTCACGGTGGCGACGTCGCCACCCATCGCCAGCTCCTCAACGAGGCATGGGGAGTCAGCGAAGCGGCGGGCGGGCGCGAAATGGTCAAGACGGCGATATATCGCGTGCGCAAGACGCTGGAGAAGTCCGGGGTCGGCGTCGTGATTCGGTCCCATCGCGGCGAGGGGTACTCGATAGCGCTCCAGAAGGCAGAAGAAAAGTAA
- the truB gene encoding tRNA pseudouridine(55) synthase TruB, with the protein MPKGRQHNRDRALARQARPKPWGELPRGSRPCEGLLLIDKDKGVTSHDIVGAVRRLGATRQVGHGGTLDPMATGLLIVATGRVTKLIQYIIGADKTYEARICLGIGSSTDDAEGQLFASDPAMASDAEIDAALAALTGQILQVPSTVSAIKVDGRRAHDLVREGAQVELEARPIHVARFARTSPVTRREARVGDKLAVVAEFDAVVRASSGTYVRALARDVGRGLGTDAHLTALRRTHVGDWDVADAHSVSRLKEILERDEPLPVASMAQVCRDVFPVIEVDESEAKALRQGLFIAMRRNIDQWPAATFLGDMPVALVSPRAGKLKPDLQLTL; encoded by the coding sequence GTGCCGAAGGGGCGCCAGCACAACCGCGATCGTGCCCTTGCCCGCCAGGCGCGTCCGAAGCCGTGGGGCGAACTGCCGCGCGGCTCGCGCCCGTGCGAGGGACTGCTTCTGATCGACAAGGACAAGGGCGTGACCTCCCACGACATCGTGGGGGCGGTTCGCCGCCTCGGGGCAACCCGTCAGGTGGGCCACGGCGGGACGCTCGACCCGATGGCGACGGGCCTGCTGATCGTTGCCACCGGGCGCGTGACGAAGCTGATCCAGTACATCATCGGCGCGGATAAGACCTACGAGGCACGCATATGCCTCGGCATCGGTTCGAGCACCGACGACGCCGAGGGGCAGCTTTTTGCTTCGGATCCTGCAATGGCCTCGGACGCCGAAATCGACGCCGCCTTGGCGGCGCTGACTGGTCAGATCTTGCAGGTGCCCTCCACGGTGTCCGCGATCAAGGTCGACGGCCGGAGGGCGCACGATCTGGTACGCGAGGGTGCGCAGGTGGAACTCGAGGCGCGCCCGATCCACGTGGCTCGTTTTGCGCGCACGTCGCCCGTGACACGGCGCGAGGCCAGGGTCGGGGACAAGCTGGCTGTCGTGGCGGAGTTTGACGCCGTGGTACGCGCTTCGAGTGGCACGTACGTGCGCGCTCTTGCCCGTGACGTGGGCCGTGGCCTTGGCACCGACGCCCACCTGACCGCGCTACGCCGCACACATGTGGGAGACTGGGATGTGGCAGACGCACATTCGGTGTCCCGGCTCAAGGAAATCCTCGAGAGGGATGAGCCCTTGCCGGTTGCGTCCATGGCGCAGGTGTGCAGGGATGTTTTCCCCGTGATCGAGGTCGACGAAAGCGAAGCGAAGGCGCTGCGCCAAGGCCTGTTTATTGCCATGCGTAGGAACATCGATCAATGGCCGGCAGCAACCTTCCTCGGCGACATGCCCGTGGCCCTAGTGTCCCCGCGTGCGGGCAAGCTTAAGCCGGACTTGCAACTGACGCTATGA